Proteins from one Hemibagrus wyckioides isolate EC202008001 linkage group LG16, SWU_Hwy_1.0, whole genome shotgun sequence genomic window:
- the prnpb gene encoding prion protein b, with translation MGKLGIFTILCLALMLLLHDTSASKKGSSNKKPPTKTSSSSSSNKPQQGSNTPPNYPRQPKPNPAGGSYPAGGSYPAGGSYPAGGSYPAGGSYPAGGSYPAGGSYPAGGSYPAGGSYPAGGSYPAGGSYPAGGSYPAGGSYPAGGSYPAGGSYPAGGSYPAGGSYPAGGSYPAGGSYPAGGSYPSGGQYPGQGGSSHPNKYPGGGNYPAGGQYPGHGGSSPGGYPNQNPGTGGVNQGGHPNKYPGGGHYPAGGQYPGQGGSSPGGYPNQYPARGGVNPGGYPNHYPSGGSYPSGGQYPGGGGVNPNQYPAGRGYPAAGGYPVRPEGQPGGYPGGYPSMGGSYPNWNPNNKILSPRYGGGFGSPGYGTGGSPFSKTVNNMGYKPSVKSKGFAKKAILAAGVGAMTGMAVGYGLGRFPRPHFQFSNRQEEQYYNHYMQQRYGMKSTDTNDYKRDYTFKPPPKAQTYEKYMDNCMNRSDLLQNRDAKISVVSAMNGSLAVSSGISENGTTKPVESQESDDTVSITEIGYPALIQQMKARKCVQLYMAYSESFLQKQTQQKPNSSDLPGHPGLLVLLITAIMSLGSNFLLQ, from the coding sequence ATGGGGAAGCTGGGCATCTTCACAATTCTGTGTTTAGCTTTAATGCTATTGCTACATGACACATCAGCAAGCAAGAAAGGTTCAAGTAACAAGAAGCCTCCCACtaaaacttcatcatcatcttcttctaaCAAGCCTCAGCAGGGGAGCAACACCCCACCCAACTATCCCAGGCAGCCCAAACCAAATCCTGCAGGTGGGAGTTATCCTGCAGGCGGGAGTTATCCTGCAGGCGGGAGTTATCCTGCAGGCGGGAGTTATCCTGCAGGCGGGAGTTATCCTGCAGGTGGGAGTTATCCTGCAGGCGGGAGTTATCCTGCAGGTGGGAGTTATCCTGCAGGCGGGAGTTATCCTGCAGGTGGGAGTTATCCTGCAGGCGGGAGTTATCCTGCAGGTGGTAGTTATCCAGCAGGTGGGAGTTATCCTGCAGGTGGTAGTTATCCAGCAGGTGGGAGTTATCCTGCAGGTGGGAGTTATCCAGCAGGTGGGAGTTATCCTGCAGGTGGTAGTTATCCAGCAGGTGGGAGTTATCCTGCAGGTGGGAGTTATCCATCAGGAGGGCAATATCCAGGACAAGGGGGCTCCAGTCATCCCAACAAGTACCCTGGAGGTGGGAATTACCCAGCTGGAGGACAGTATCCAGGACATGGGGGGAGTAGTCCTGGAGGGTATCCTAACCAGAATCCAGGAACAGGAGGTGTGAATCAAGGTGGGCATCCCAACAAGTACCCTGGAGGTGGGCATTACCCAGCTGGAGGACAGTATCCAGGACAAGGGGGAAGTAGTCCTGGAGGGTATCCTAACCAGTATCCAGCAAGAGGGGGTGTAAATCCAGGTGGGTATCCCAATCACTACCCTTCAGGTGGTAGTTACCCATCTGGTGGCCAGTACCCTGGAGGAGGGGGTGTAAATCCTAACCAGTATCCTGCAGGGAGAGGATACCCTGCAGCTGGTGGCTACCCAGTGAGGCCAGAAGGACAGCCAGGAGGATACCCAGGGGGATATCCATCCATGGGAGGATCATATCCTAACTGGAATCCCAACAACAAAATTCTTAGTCCCCGCTATGGAGGTGGATTTGGGAGTCCAGGGTATGGAACTGGTGGCTCCCCATTCTCAAAAACGGTTAACAACATGGGCTATAAACCATCTGTGAAGTCCAAAGGCTTTGCCAAAAAGGCAATTTTGGCAGCTGGAGTTGGGGCTATGACAGGAATGGCAGTAGGGTATGGCCTGGGTCGTTTTCCACGGCCACACTTTCAGTTCAGCAACCGCCAAGAGGAGCAGTACTACAACCATTACATGCAACAACGCTATGGCATGAAATCTACTGACACAAATGACTATAAACGTGACTATACATTCAAACCACCGCCTAAGGCCCAGACTTATGAAAAATACATGGACAACTGTATGAACAGATCTGACCTCTTGCAAAATCGTGATGCAAAGATCAGTGTCGTCAGTGCCATGAATGGATCACTTGCAGTTTCCAGTGGCATTTCTGAGAATGGTACGACTAAGCCTGTGGAGTCTCAAGAGAGCGATGATACAGTGAGCATCACAGAGATTGGTTACCCTGCACTCATTCAGCAAATGAAGGCTCGTAAATGTGTACAACTCTACATGGCATACTCTGAGAGCTTCCTGCAGAAGCAGACAcaacagaaacccaacagtaGTGACCTACCTGGACATCCTGGACTCCTTGTACTGCTCATAACTGCCATCATGTCTCTCGGCAGCAACTTCTTGCTGCAGTGA